A window of the Hevea brasiliensis isolate MT/VB/25A 57/8 chromosome 6, ASM3005281v1, whole genome shotgun sequence genome harbors these coding sequences:
- the LOC110667879 gene encoding uncharacterized protein LOC110667879 isoform X2 codes for MTYLINSCGLTLKSAQSISKRIWFKTPERPDSVLRFFREHGFADSQISKIVKYRPCLLLMKPEKTFLPKLEFLRSIGVSRSGVPIFVSRNPDLLARSLERCLIPIYEILKSVLISEEKVVTTLNRMENRSLQSFHKTFSNNLSLLRGLGISQSSISSLVTQCPSVMCQKVGKFAEVVKKVMNLGFDPSKVTFVIAVLVFHSMSHKTWEYKMEVYGRFGLSEDEIWSMFRKHPKCMSLSEKKVTGVMNFLVCKMGWQAAAVARVPSILCRSLEKGIMPRCSVVRVLLLKGLIKADIHLSSVLIPSEKSFLESFVIKHQEQLPQLLDLYQGKMSLTDLGFGFDDKSGISGKP; via the coding sequence ATGACATACCTTATAAATTCATGTGGATTAACCCTAAAATCTGCTCAATCTATCTCTAAGAGGATATGGTTTAAAACCCCTGAAAGACCCGACTCAGTATTAAGGTTTTTCAGGGAACATGGATTCGCGGATTCCCAGATCTCCAAAATTGTTAAGTATCGGCCCTGTTTGCTTTTAATGAAACCAGAAAAGACATTCTTGCCCAAGCTTGAGTTTCTGCGTTCTATAGGGGTTTCAAGATCAGGCGTTCCTATATTTGTTTCTAGGAATCCAGATTTGTTGGCTCGAAGTTTAGAGCGGTGTCTGATCCCAATTTACGAAATCCTTAAAAGTGTGCTTATCTCTGAAGAGAAAGTGGTTACGACCCTGAATCGCATGGAAAACAGATCTTTGCAGTCTTTTCACAAAACATTTTCTAACAATTTATCACTCTTAAGAGGACTTGGAATCTCTCAATCTTCCATCTCTTCCTTGGTCACCCAATGTCCCTCGGTCATGTGCCAAAAAGTGGGCAAGTTTGCTGAAGTGGTCAAGAAGGTTATGAATCTAGGATTTGACCCTTCAAAAGTTACATTTGTTATTGCTGTCCTTGTTTTTCATTCGATGTCACACAAAACATGGGAATACAAAATGGAGGTTTATGGGAGGTTCGGTTTGTCTGAAGATGAGATTTGGTCGATGTTCAGAAAGCATCCTAAATGTATGTCTTTGTCTGAGAAGAAGGTCACTGGCGTGATGAATTTTCTTGTGTGCAAGATGGGTTGGCAGGCTGCTGCTGTTGCCAGAGTTCCAAGCATTCTTTGTCGTAGCTTAGAGAAGGGGATTATGCCTAGATGTTCAGTTGTAAGAGTTTTGCTTTTAAAGGGTTTGATTAAGGCCGACATCCATTTATCTTCAGTGTTGATACCTTCTGAAAAGAGCTTCTTGGAAAGTTTTGTGATCAAGCATCAAGAACAGTTGCCTCAATTGTTAGATCTCTATCAGGGAAAAATGAGTCTTACAGATCTTGGTTTTGGCTTTGATGATAAATCTGGGATTTCTGGTAAACCTTGA
- the LOC131180791 gene encoding uncharacterized protein LOC131180791 translates to MFGFSSSRLALNKSVSLFVSNVQLVILPFHSLFAIRSFSSTISSNLNEHSFLVSYLINSCGLALKSAQSISKRIWFETPERPDSVLRFFREHGFTDSQISKIVKHRPCLLLAKPEKTFLPKLEFLRSIGVSRSGLPIFVSRNPDLLARSLERCLIPICEILKSVLVSDEKVVTTLNRMESRCLYSFQKTFSNNLLLLRGLGISESSISYLVTQSPSVMCQKVGKFAEVIKKVMKLGFDPSKSVFVEAVRAFHFMSHKTWEHKTEVYGRFGLSEDEIWSMFRKRPNCMSLSEKKVTGVMNFLVCKMGWQAAVVARVPSILCLSLEKRIMPRCSVVRVLLLKGLIKADVHLSSVLIPSEKSFLESFVIKHQEQLPQLLDLYQGKMSLTELGFGFDDKCRISSKP, encoded by the coding sequence ATGTTTGGTTTTTCCAGTTCAAGATTAGCTTTGAATAAGAGTGTTTCTCTGTTTGTCTCAAATGTCCAACTAGTTATTCTTCCTTTTCACTCATTATTCGCAATCAGATCCTTCTCGTCTACCATATCTTCTAATTTGAATGAGCACTCATTTCTAGTCTCATACCTCATAAATTCATGTGGATTAGCCCTAAAATCTGCTCAATCTATCTCTAAGAGGATATGGTTTGAAACCCCTGAAAGACCCGACTCAGTATTAAGGTTTTTCAGGGAACATGGATTCACCGATTCCCAGATCTCCAAAATTGTTAAGCATCGGCCCTGTTTGCTTTTAGCGAAACCAGAAAAGACATTCTTGCCCAAGCTTGAGTTTCTGCGTTCTATAGGGGTTTCAAGATCAGGCCTTCCTATATTTGTTTCTAGGAATCCAGATTTGTTGGCTCGAAGTTTAGAGCGGTGTCTGATCCCAATTTGTGAAATCCTTAAAAGTGTACttgtttctgatgagaaagtaGTTACGACCCTGAATCGCATGGAAAGCAGATGTTTGTACTCATTTCAGAAAACATTTTCTAACAATTTGTTACTCTTAAGAGGGCTTGGAATCTCTGAATCTTCCATCTCTTACTTGGTCACCCAATCTCCGTCAGTCATGTGCCAAAAAGTGGGCAAGTTTGCTGAAGTGATTAAGAAGGTTATGAAACTAGGATTTGACCCTTCAAAATCAGTATTTGTTGAGGCAGTCCGTGCTTTTCATTTCATGTCGCACAAAACATGGGAACACAAAACGGAGGTTTATGGGAGGTTCGGTTTGTCTGAAGATGAGATTTGGTCGATGTTCAGAAAGCGTCCCAATTGTATGTCTTTGTCTGAGAAGAAGGTCACTGGCGTGATGAATTTTCTTGTGTGCAAGATGGGTTGGCAGGCTGCTGTTGTTGCCAGAGTTCCAAGCATTCTTTGTCTTAGCTTGGAGAAGAGGATTATGCCTAGATGTTCAGTTGTAAGAGTTTTGCTTTTAAAGGGTTTGATTAAGGCTGACGTCCATTTATCTTCAGTGTTGATACCTTCTGAAAAGAGCTTCTTGGAAAGTTTTGTGATCAAGCATCAAGAACAGTTGCCTCAATTGTTAGATCTCTATCAGGGAAAAATGAGTCTTACAGAACTTGGCTTTGGCTTTGATGATAAATGTAGGATTTCTAGTAAACCTTGA
- the LOC131180790 gene encoding uncharacterized protein LOC131180790 — protein sequence MFGFFSSRLALNKSVSLLVSNVQLCILPFHSLFAIRSFSSTISSNLNEHSFIVSYLINSCGLTLKSAQSISKRVWFETPERPDSVLRFFREHGFSDSQISKIVKHRPRLLLAKPEKTFLPKLEFLRSIGVSRSGLPIFVSRNPELLSRSLERCLIPIYEILKTILISDEKVVNTLNRMENRCLCSFQKTFSNNLSFLRGLGISQSSISYLVIQSPSVMCQKVRKFAEVVKKVMNLGFDPSKSVFVEAVRAFHFMSHKTWEHKTEVYGRFGLSEDEIWSMFRKRPNCMSLSEKKVTGVMNFLVCKMGWQAAVVARVPSILCLSLEKRIMPRCSVVRVLLLKGLIKADVHLSSVLIPSEKSFMESFVIKHQEQLPQLLDLYQGTMSLTELGFGFDDKSRISSKP from the coding sequence ATGTTTGGTTTTTTCAGTTCAAGATTAGCTTTGAATAAGAGTGTTTCTCTGTTGGTTTCAAATGTCCAACTATGTATTCTTCCTTTTCACTCATTATTCGCCATCAGATCCTTCTCGTCTACCATATCTTCTAATTTGAATGAGCACTCATTTATTGTCTCATACCTCATAAATTCATGTGGATTAACCCTAAAATCTGCTCAATCTATCTCTAAGAGGGTATGGTTTGAAACCCCTGAAAGACCCGACTCAGTATTAAGGTTTTTCAGGGAACATGGATTCTCTGATTCCCAGATCTCCAAAATTGTTAAGCATCGGCCCCGTTTGCTTTTAGCGAAACCAGAAAAGACATTCTTGCCCAAGCTTGAGTTTCTGCGTTCTATAGGGGTTTCAAGATCAGGCCTTCCTATATTTGTTTCTAGGAATCCAGAGTTGTTGAGTCGAAGTTTAGAGCGGTGTCTGATCCCAATTTATGAAATCCTTAAAACTATACTTATTTCTGATGAGAAAGTAGTTAACACCCTGAATCGCATGGAAAACAGATGTTTGTGCTCTTTTCAGAAAACATTTTCTAACAATTTATCATTCTTAAGAGGGCTTGGAATCTCTCAATCTTCCATCTCTTACTTGGTCATCCAATCTCCGTCGGTCATGTGCCAAAAAGTGCGCAAGTTTGCTGAAGTGGTCAAGAAGGTTATGAATCTAGGATTTGACCCTTCAAAATCAGTATTTGTTGAGGCAGTCCGTGCTTTTCATTTCATGTCGCACAAAACATGGGAACACAAAACGGAGGTTTATGGGAGGTTCGGTTTGTCTGAAGATGAGATTTGGTCGATGTTCAGGAAGCGTCCCAATTGTATGTCTTTGTCTGAGAAGAAGGTCACTGGCGTGATGAATTTTCTTGTGTGCAAGATGGGTTGGCAGGCTGCTGTTGTTGCCAGAGTTCCAAGCATTCTTTGTCTTAGCTTGGAGAAGAGGATTATGCCTAGATGTTCAGTTGTAAGAGTTTTGCTTTTAAAGGGTTTGATTAAGGCTGACGTCCATTTATCTTCAGTGTTGATACCTTCTGAAAAGAGCTTCATGGAAAGTTTTGTGATCAAGCATCAAGAACAGTTGCCTCAATTGTTGGATCTTTATCAGGGAACAATGAGTCTTACAGAACTTGGCTTTGGCTTTGATGATAAATCTAGGATTTCTAGTAAACCTTGA
- the LOC110667879 gene encoding uncharacterized protein LOC110667879 isoform X1, with amino-acid sequence MFGFSSSRLALYKSVSLFVSNVQLGILPFHSLFAIRSSSSTISSNLNEHSFIVMTYLINSCGLTLKSAQSISKRIWFKTPERPDSVLRFFREHGFADSQISKIVKYRPCLLLMKPEKTFLPKLEFLRSIGVSRSGVPIFVSRNPDLLARSLERCLIPIYEILKSVLISEEKVVTTLNRMENRSLQSFHKTFSNNLSLLRGLGISQSSISSLVTQCPSVMCQKVGKFAEVVKKVMNLGFDPSKVTFVIAVLVFHSMSHKTWEYKMEVYGRFGLSEDEIWSMFRKHPKCMSLSEKKVTGVMNFLVCKMGWQAAAVARVPSILCRSLEKGIMPRCSVVRVLLLKGLIKADIHLSSVLIPSEKSFLESFVIKHQEQLPQLLDLYQGKMSLTDLGFGFDDKSGISGKP; translated from the coding sequence ATGTTTGGTTTTTCCAGTTCAAGATTAGCTTTGTATAAGAGTGTTTCTCTGTTTGTCTCAAATGTCCAACTAGGTATTCTTCCTTTTCACTCATTATTCGCAATCAGATCCTCTTCGTCTACCATATCTTCTAATTTGAATGAGCACTCATTTATAGTCATGACATACCTTATAAATTCATGTGGATTAACCCTAAAATCTGCTCAATCTATCTCTAAGAGGATATGGTTTAAAACCCCTGAAAGACCCGACTCAGTATTAAGGTTTTTCAGGGAACATGGATTCGCGGATTCCCAGATCTCCAAAATTGTTAAGTATCGGCCCTGTTTGCTTTTAATGAAACCAGAAAAGACATTCTTGCCCAAGCTTGAGTTTCTGCGTTCTATAGGGGTTTCAAGATCAGGCGTTCCTATATTTGTTTCTAGGAATCCAGATTTGTTGGCTCGAAGTTTAGAGCGGTGTCTGATCCCAATTTACGAAATCCTTAAAAGTGTGCTTATCTCTGAAGAGAAAGTGGTTACGACCCTGAATCGCATGGAAAACAGATCTTTGCAGTCTTTTCACAAAACATTTTCTAACAATTTATCACTCTTAAGAGGACTTGGAATCTCTCAATCTTCCATCTCTTCCTTGGTCACCCAATGTCCCTCGGTCATGTGCCAAAAAGTGGGCAAGTTTGCTGAAGTGGTCAAGAAGGTTATGAATCTAGGATTTGACCCTTCAAAAGTTACATTTGTTATTGCTGTCCTTGTTTTTCATTCGATGTCACACAAAACATGGGAATACAAAATGGAGGTTTATGGGAGGTTCGGTTTGTCTGAAGATGAGATTTGGTCGATGTTCAGAAAGCATCCTAAATGTATGTCTTTGTCTGAGAAGAAGGTCACTGGCGTGATGAATTTTCTTGTGTGCAAGATGGGTTGGCAGGCTGCTGCTGTTGCCAGAGTTCCAAGCATTCTTTGTCGTAGCTTAGAGAAGGGGATTATGCCTAGATGTTCAGTTGTAAGAGTTTTGCTTTTAAAGGGTTTGATTAAGGCCGACATCCATTTATCTTCAGTGTTGATACCTTCTGAAAAGAGCTTCTTGGAAAGTTTTGTGATCAAGCATCAAGAACAGTTGCCTCAATTGTTAGATCTCTATCAGGGAAAAATGAGTCTTACAGATCTTGGTTTTGGCTTTGATGATAAATCTGGGATTTCTGGTAAACCTTGA